From the genome of Myxococcales bacterium, one region includes:
- a CDS encoding pyridoxal-phosphate dependent enzyme: protein MTEYAATLDSIRRARETIAPHVHRTPIFSCQTLDRLAGRKLFFKCENLQRIGAFKLRGAVNAVLSLPDELAQKGVVTHSSGNHAQALALAAKIRGIKAHVVMPTGASRVKREAVQGYGGRVVPCESTLESRERTARQVAEETGATLIPPYDHPDVIAGQGTVALELLEQTPELEAIIAPIGGGGLMSGIAIAVEALAPSIAVIGAEPAGADDAARSKLAGELLPQTNPNTIADGLHAGLGQLTWPIVRDHVDRILTVSDPEIVQAMRLLFERMKLVVEPSGAVALAAALSDALRSSPGLARVGVVISGGNVDLSRLPFGA from the coding sequence ATGACCGAGTACGCCGCAACCCTCGACAGCATTCGCCGCGCCCGCGAGACGATCGCGCCGCACGTCCACCGCACGCCGATCTTCAGTTGTCAGACCTTGGACCGCCTGGCGGGGCGCAAGCTGTTCTTCAAATGCGAGAACCTCCAGCGGATCGGCGCCTTCAAGCTGCGCGGCGCGGTGAACGCCGTGCTCTCGCTGCCCGACGAACTGGCTCAAAAGGGCGTCGTCACGCACTCGAGCGGAAATCATGCCCAGGCGCTGGCGCTGGCCGCAAAGATCCGCGGCATCAAGGCGCACGTCGTGATGCCAACCGGCGCCAGCCGCGTGAAGCGCGAAGCCGTGCAGGGATACGGTGGGCGCGTGGTCCCTTGTGAAAGCACCCTCGAGTCCCGCGAGCGCACCGCACGCCAGGTGGCCGAGGAAACCGGCGCGACGCTGATCCCGCCCTACGACCACCCCGACGTCATCGCAGGACAGGGCACCGTGGCGCTCGAGCTGCTCGAACAAACCCCGGAGCTCGAAGCCATCATTGCACCCATCGGCGGCGGAGGCCTGATGAGTGGCATCGCGATCGCGGTCGAGGCACTCGCCCCGAGCATCGCGGTGATCGGCGCGGAGCCTGCTGGCGCCGACGACGCCGCACGCAGCAAGCTCGCCGGGGAGCTCTTGCCCCAAACCAATCCGAACACGATCGCCGACGGGCTGCACGCGGGGCTCGGTCAGCTCACCTGGCCGATCGTGCGCGACCACGTCGATCGCATTCTGACCGTCTCCGATCCCGAGATTGTTCAAGCCATGCGCTTGCTCTTCGAGCGCATGAAGCTGGTGGTCGAGCCGAGCGGCGCGGTCGCGCTTGCTGCGGCGCTCTCGGATGCACTGCGGTCGAGCCCCGGCCTGGCGCGGGTCGGGGTGGTCATCTCCGGCGGTAACGTCGATCTGTCTCGGCTGCCCTTCGGCGCCTGA
- a CDS encoding FIST C-terminal domain-containing protein — MSRKDRARTICGSGASDDPSTAAATSAALNQARQQLSGRVNLALFFASPAHPLSDVLAEAKKRLPRVDVVACTSAGEITERGLTHSGVAAMLIGWGEAEHEVTGRGVPHDDIAALGEALGGKFMRHTPERDKHAVCILMGDGLSPAFEKLVLEVRKAPRLKHPIVGGGAGDDGKFVGTAVGVNHEVFPGGMLSVQVTSHNAWGVGVAHGLSPASPRFTVTRAEGNVVMEIDERPALDIYREYAKGRGLDFESLDLPQFLVENELGVLLFEDVVRVRAPLRVEDNGALFAAGEVPEGSTVCIVRGAEEDIIDAARVAAEDAKDGLGGVQAAGILVFSCVCRGMVLGPRYAEEIRAIRAVFPDVPIAGFSSYGEVARTESRLDGYHNNTIVVVAIPE; from the coding sequence GTGTCTAGGAAAGACCGCGCAAGAACCATTTGTGGCAGTGGTGCGAGCGACGATCCGTCGACCGCCGCGGCGACGAGCGCCGCGCTGAACCAGGCCCGGCAGCAGCTCTCCGGTCGCGTGAACCTCGCGCTGTTCTTCGCGTCGCCGGCGCATCCCCTGTCCGATGTGCTCGCCGAGGCCAAGAAGCGCCTGCCGCGCGTCGACGTCGTGGCCTGCACGAGCGCAGGCGAGATCACGGAACGCGGACTGACCCACAGCGGAGTTGCAGCCATGCTCATCGGCTGGGGTGAGGCCGAGCACGAGGTCACGGGCCGCGGCGTTCCCCACGACGACATTGCGGCGCTCGGCGAGGCGTTGGGCGGGAAGTTCATGCGCCACACGCCCGAGCGCGACAAACATGCGGTCTGCATCTTGATGGGGGACGGGTTGTCCCCAGCGTTCGAGAAGCTGGTGCTGGAGGTGCGCAAGGCTCCGCGGCTGAAACACCCCATCGTGGGCGGTGGCGCAGGGGACGACGGCAAGTTCGTCGGCACGGCCGTGGGTGTGAACCACGAGGTGTTTCCTGGCGGAATGCTCTCGGTCCAGGTGACCTCACACAATGCCTGGGGAGTGGGCGTTGCCCACGGGCTGTCACCCGCCTCGCCGCGGTTCACCGTGACGCGAGCAGAGGGCAACGTCGTGATGGAGATCGACGAGCGGCCCGCGCTCGACATCTATCGCGAGTATGCCAAAGGTCGGGGTCTCGATTTCGAGTCGCTCGATCTGCCGCAGTTCCTCGTGGAAAATGAGCTGGGAGTGCTCTTGTTCGAGGACGTCGTGCGGGTGCGGGCGCCGCTCCGCGTCGAGGACAACGGCGCGCTGTTCGCCGCTGGCGAAGTTCCGGAGGGCTCCACCGTCTGCATCGTGCGCGGTGCCGAGGAGGACATCATTGACGCCGCGCGCGTGGCCGCCGAGGACGCCAAGGATGGGCTCGGTGGTGTGCAGGCCGCCGGCATCCTGGTCTTCAGCTGTGTCTGCCGTGGCATGGTGCTCGGCCCGCGCTACGCCGAGGAAATTCGCGCAATTCGCGCGGTCTTTCCCGACGTGCCGATTGCTGGTTTTTCCAGCTACGGTGAGGTCGCTCGCACCGAGAGCCGGCTCGACGGCTACCACAACAACACCATCGTGGTGGTTGCGATTCCGGAGTGA
- a CDS encoding PQQ-binding-like beta-propeller repeat protein, with translation MRNVRLGLALALSACTSSTPPASAPGARAELPPSEPAETKPAPTIVEVPPAAPVAEVPTAETPANVVVTGADGWPTFHGDNARTGATNAPELKHPRVLWKANVGVFSWLNSPIVVGKSLVVAPSSGTAHNKPDSKDGVSAYDASSGKRAWFTHFAADANGVAATKTQVFATSDDEHLYALDVTTGKVAWKAKGEGKMYTHPLVIGDRVVVGDASGYVRAFATKDGKELWKLQLTGAIRGGASSDGQQIYVASQGGEVASLTLAGAQTWRKQVKRAAWNNQGPDEAIEVYSAPVVGKDALYVSFSRDTYYKDLPALIALDKRTGRVKWKAKGPGEWGNVRSTPALVAGKLVYGEPYSGDVAGIDAKTGRLAYRDEIGLCFFPQWASPAAAGDLVYLPRYDGSVYALRASSGKVVWELFLGDSKRVGEQRPHPAKQQCDWANADGAIYAPAALASDGRLFIGTGEGVLYAVGE, from the coding sequence ATGCGCAACGTCCGGCTCGGGTTGGCTCTTGCTCTCTCTGCCTGCACGAGTTCCACGCCACCCGCGAGCGCTCCAGGCGCGCGCGCCGAGCTCCCGCCGTCGGAGCCCGCCGAGACAAAGCCGGCACCGACCATCGTCGAGGTGCCACCGGCTGCGCCCGTGGCCGAGGTCCCCACCGCCGAGACGCCGGCCAACGTCGTGGTCACCGGTGCGGACGGTTGGCCGACGTTTCACGGTGACAACGCGCGGACTGGCGCAACGAATGCGCCCGAGCTCAAACATCCACGGGTGCTGTGGAAGGCCAACGTCGGTGTCTTCTCCTGGTTGAACTCACCGATCGTCGTCGGGAAGTCGCTCGTCGTTGCGCCCAGCTCCGGCACTGCACACAACAAGCCCGACTCAAAAGACGGTGTTTCTGCCTACGACGCGAGCAGCGGCAAACGCGCCTGGTTCACTCATTTCGCAGCGGACGCCAACGGAGTCGCGGCGACCAAGACCCAGGTGTTTGCGACATCGGATGATGAACACCTGTACGCGCTCGATGTGACGACTGGCAAGGTCGCCTGGAAGGCCAAAGGCGAGGGCAAGATGTACACACATCCGCTGGTCATCGGGGACCGCGTCGTCGTTGGTGATGCAAGCGGGTATGTGCGCGCGTTCGCCACGAAGGACGGCAAGGAGCTGTGGAAGCTACAGCTGACCGGCGCGATCCGCGGCGGTGCATCGAGTGATGGCCAGCAGATCTACGTAGCGTCGCAAGGCGGAGAGGTAGCGTCGCTGACCCTCGCGGGCGCTCAGACCTGGCGCAAACAGGTGAAGCGCGCGGCCTGGAACAACCAGGGTCCCGACGAGGCGATTGAAGTGTACTCGGCGCCGGTGGTGGGCAAAGACGCGCTCTACGTGAGCTTCAGCCGCGACACGTACTACAAGGACCTGCCCGCGCTGATCGCCCTCGACAAGCGCACGGGCAGAGTGAAGTGGAAGGCAAAAGGTCCAGGCGAGTGGGGCAACGTGCGCTCCACTCCTGCCCTGGTGGCTGGCAAGTTGGTGTACGGCGAGCCGTATTCGGGCGACGTCGCGGGCATCGATGCCAAGACTGGCCGCCTCGCCTACCGGGACGAGATCGGGCTGTGTTTCTTTCCGCAGTGGGCCTCGCCCGCCGCCGCCGGCGACCTGGTCTACCTGCCGCGCTACGACGGCTCGGTCTACGCGCTGCGCGCAAGCAGCGGCAAGGTCGTGTGGGAGTTGTTCCTGGGAGACTCGAAGCGAGTGGGTGAACAACGCCCCCACCCCGCGAAGCAGCAGTGTGATTGGGCCAACGCCGACGGCGCCATCTACGCTCCCGCGGCACTCGCCAGCGATGGGCGCTTGTTCATCGGCACGGGCGAGGGTGTGCTGTACGCGGTTGGCGAGTGA
- a CDS encoding AarF/ABC1/UbiB kinase family protein, which produces MFWTIFASYGVQWVLSRVFGARRLKARLERVHVNNARRLVNGFMRLRGVFIKVGQVLSVIGTFLPRAYGEALEKLQDKVPAQPFPEIEERLREALGDDPLSRFAKFDREPQAAVSLAQVHRAVTKDGTAVAVKVLYPGIETLIRRDLGVLRSIMPVVRRLFPITRFERVLDQLSAMLARETDYANERKNMERMRSIFAGKSNVVVPTLVDELTSAGVLTMTFEEGAKITDFVALKALGVDTEEVGKLLTECYFAMLLEHGVFHADPHPGNFLVRSGPTLVILDYGAVEEVTPELADGMRMVVLGAITRSDDQVLAGLERMGFVAEGGDRDLLARVGREYLKLLANVNITDFAQLDRQTVEKLTSDGYQHVRGQMREIMKSVAYPDGYFYVERTLVLLFGLVGQLAPKVGLTGLVLPYASLAFAKSLAAQNTAATPPEATA; this is translated from the coding sequence ATGTTCTGGACGATCTTCGCGTCCTACGGAGTGCAATGGGTTCTCAGCCGTGTCTTCGGAGCACGGCGCTTGAAGGCGCGCCTCGAGCGAGTGCACGTCAACAACGCTCGCCGTCTGGTCAACGGCTTCATGCGCTTGCGCGGTGTGTTCATCAAGGTCGGTCAGGTGTTGAGTGTGATCGGGACCTTCCTGCCTCGCGCTTATGGTGAGGCCCTCGAGAAGCTGCAGGACAAGGTCCCGGCTCAGCCCTTCCCCGAGATCGAAGAACGCCTGCGCGAAGCCCTGGGCGACGACCCGCTGTCGCGCTTCGCCAAGTTCGATCGCGAACCACAGGCCGCAGTCTCGCTGGCGCAGGTTCATCGCGCCGTCACCAAGGACGGGACTGCGGTTGCGGTGAAGGTGCTGTATCCCGGCATCGAAACGCTAATCCGCCGCGACCTCGGCGTGCTGCGCTCGATCATGCCTGTCGTGCGCCGATTATTCCCCATCACACGTTTCGAACGCGTGCTCGACCAGCTGTCCGCCATGCTGGCTCGCGAGACCGACTACGCGAACGAACGCAAGAACATGGAGCGCATGCGGAGCATCTTCGCGGGGAAGAGCAACGTGGTGGTCCCAACGCTGGTCGACGAGCTCACGAGTGCCGGTGTGCTGACGATGACCTTCGAGGAGGGAGCGAAGATCACGGATTTTGTCGCGCTGAAGGCGCTGGGTGTCGACACCGAGGAGGTCGGCAAGCTGCTCACTGAGTGTTACTTCGCGATGTTGCTGGAGCACGGGGTGTTTCATGCAGACCCACACCCGGGAAATTTTCTGGTGCGTTCCGGGCCGACGTTGGTGATCTTGGACTACGGCGCCGTCGAGGAGGTCACGCCCGAGCTCGCGGACGGCATGCGTATGGTGGTGCTCGGGGCGATCACTCGCAGCGACGACCAGGTGCTCGCGGGCCTGGAGCGCATGGGTTTCGTGGCCGAGGGTGGCGATCGTGATCTGCTGGCCCGGGTCGGGCGCGAGTACCTCAAGCTGCTGGCCAACGTGAACATCACCGACTTTGCGCAGCTCGATCGGCAAACGGTGGAGAAGCTCACGAGCGACGGCTATCAGCACGTGCGCGGGCAGATGCGCGAGATCATGAAGAGCGTGGCGTACCCGGACGGTTACTTCTACGTGGAGCGCACGCTGGTGCTGCTGTTTGGCCTGGTGGGTCAGCTGGCGCCCAAGGTGGGATTGACCGGATTGGTGCTGCCGTATGCGTCGCTCGCCTTCGCCAAGAGCCTGGCGGCACAGAACACCGCGGCGACTCCCCCCGAGGCCACGGCGTGA